A genomic window from Streptococcus sanguinis includes:
- a CDS encoding aquaporin family protein, producing MMKEIFGEFLGTLLLLLLGNGVVAGVVLPKTKSHNSGWIVITMGWGIAVAIAAFVSGNLGPAHLNPALTIGVALKGDLPWASVLPYILAQFAGAMVGQFLVFLQFKPHYLAEENPANVLGTFSTGPAIKDTFSNLISEILGTFVLVLTIFALGLYKLQAGIGTFAVGTLIVGIGLSLGGTTGYALNPARDLGPRIMHSLLPIPKKGDGDWSYAWIPVVGPIIGAVLAVLVFGLF from the coding sequence ATGATGAAAGAAATATTTGGCGAATTTTTAGGAACACTGCTCTTGCTCCTTTTGGGAAATGGTGTAGTCGCAGGTGTGGTTCTTCCCAAAACTAAGAGTCACAATTCAGGTTGGATTGTGATTACCATGGGATGGGGGATTGCCGTTGCCATAGCTGCTTTTGTATCCGGCAACCTTGGCCCAGCCCATCTGAACCCTGCCCTAACTATCGGAGTAGCTCTGAAAGGTGATTTGCCTTGGGCATCTGTTCTTCCTTACATCCTCGCTCAGTTTGCAGGTGCTATGGTCGGACAATTCCTTGTCTTCCTACAGTTCAAACCTCACTATCTAGCTGAAGAAAATCCGGCTAACGTCCTGGGTACATTCAGCACAGGCCCGGCTATCAAAGATACCTTCTCTAACCTGATTAGCGAGATCCTTGGAACCTTTGTCCTTGTGCTGACTATCTTCGCTCTTGGACTTTATAAACTGCAAGCAGGCATTGGCACTTTTGCAGTCGGAACACTCATTGTCGGAATTGGTCTCTCACTTGGTGGAACAACTGGCTATGCCCTCAACCCAGCTCGTGACTTAGGACCTCGCATCATGCACAGTCTTCTTCCTATTCCCAAAAAAGGAGATGGCGATTGGAGCTATGCTTGGATTCCAGTTGTCGGACCAATCATTGGAGCCGTCCTTGCAGTCCTAGTCTTTGGTTTATTCTAA
- the glpO gene encoding type 1 glycerol-3-phosphate oxidase, translated as MEFSKKTRELSIKKMQERTLDLLIIGGGITGAGVALQAAASGLETGLIEMQDFAEGTSSRSTKLVHGGLRYLKQFDVEVVSDTVSERAVVQQIAPHIPKPDPMLLPVYEEAGATFSLFRLKVAMDLYDLLAGVNNTPAANKVLSKEEVLEREPELKKEGLVGGGVYLDFRNNDARLVIENIKRANQDGALIANHVKAEGFLFDESGKITGVVARDLLTDEVFEIKARLVINTTGPWSDKVRNLSNDGEQYSQMRPTKGVHLVVDSSKIKVSQPVYFDTGLGDGRMVFVLPRENKTYFGTTDTDYTGDLEHPKVTQEDVDYLLGIVNNRFPEANITIDDIESSWAGLRPLIAGNSASDYNGGNNGTISDESFNALIATVESYLAKEKSREDVEAAVTQLESSTSEKHLDPSAVSRGSSLERDNNGLLTLAGGKITDFRKMAEGAMEHVLEILKAEFDRSFKLINSKTYPVSGGELNPANVDSEIEAFAQLGVSRGLDGKEAFYLANLYGSNAPKVFALAHSIEQAPGLSLADTLSLHYAMRNELALSPVDFLLRRTNHMLFMRDGLDAIVEPVLDEMGRFYDWSEAEKTSYRNDVQAALANNDLEELKK; from the coding sequence ATGGAATTTTCAAAGAAAACACGTGAATTATCGATAAAAAAAATGCAGGAACGCACCTTGGATCTCTTGATTATCGGTGGTGGGATTACCGGTGCTGGGGTAGCCTTGCAAGCAGCAGCTAGTGGACTGGAGACTGGTCTGATTGAAATGCAGGACTTTGCAGAAGGGACTTCTAGCCGTTCGACTAAGCTGGTTCATGGTGGACTTCGTTACCTCAAGCAATTCGACGTAGAGGTGGTCTCAGATACAGTTTCTGAACGTGCTGTGGTACAGCAAATTGCCCCTCATATTCCAAAACCAGATCCTATGCTCCTTCCCGTCTACGAAGAAGCGGGTGCTACTTTCAGCCTCTTCCGTCTCAAAGTAGCTATGGACCTCTACGACCTCTTGGCTGGTGTTAACAACACTCCTGCTGCCAACAAGGTCTTGAGCAAGGAAGAAGTGCTAGAACGGGAACCTGAACTCAAGAAAGAAGGCCTGGTCGGCGGCGGTGTCTATCTTGACTTCCGCAACAACGACGCTCGCCTCGTAATTGAAAATATCAAACGCGCCAACCAAGACGGTGCCCTGATTGCCAACCACGTTAAGGCAGAAGGCTTCCTCTTTGATGAATCTGGAAAGATTACAGGCGTTGTTGCGCGTGACCTCTTGACGGATGAAGTCTTTGAAATCAAGGCTCGCCTAGTTATCAACACAACTGGACCTTGGAGCGACAAGGTGCGCAATCTGTCAAATGATGGTGAGCAATACTCACAAATGCGTCCAACTAAGGGAGTTCACTTGGTAGTTGACTCTAGCAAGATCAAAGTTTCTCAGCCAGTCTACTTTGATACAGGCTTGGGAGACGGCCGGATGGTTTTTGTTCTTCCACGTGAAAATAAAACCTACTTTGGTACGACAGATACTGACTACACTGGTGACCTAGAGCATCCAAAGGTAACCCAAGAAGATGTGGATTACCTCTTGGGTATTGTCAATAATCGCTTCCCAGAAGCCAACATCACAATTGACGACATCGAAAGCAGCTGGGCAGGCCTGCGTCCTCTGATTGCAGGAAACAGCGCTTCTGACTACAACGGCGGAAACAACGGTACCATTAGCGACGAAAGCTTCAATGCACTGATTGCGACTGTTGAAAGCTATCTAGCCAAAGAAAAATCCCGTGAGGATGTTGAAGCGGCTGTTACGCAACTCGAAAGCAGCACTTCTGAAAAACACTTGGATCCATCTGCTGTGTCCCGCGGTTCCAGTCTGGAACGTGATAACAATGGCCTTTTGACCCTTGCTGGCGGTAAGATTACGGACTTCCGTAAGATGGCTGAGGGAGCCATGGAGCATGTCCTTGAAATCCTCAAAGCAGAATTCGACCGCAGCTTCAAGCTCATCAACTCGAAGACCTATCCTGTTTCAGGCGGAGAGCTCAATCCAGCAAATGTGGATTCCGAAATCGAAGCTTTTGCTCAACTTGGTGTCTCACGTGGTTTAGATGGTAAAGAAGCCTTCTATCTTGCAAACCTTTACGGCTCCAATGCTCCGAAAGTCTTTGCCCTCGCTCACAGTATCGAACAAGCACCAGGTCTTAGCCTAGCGGATACCTTGTCGCTGCATTATGCTATGCGTAATGAATTAGCACTCAGCCCAGTTGACTTCTTGCTTCGCCGGACAAATCACATGCTCTTTATGCGGGATGGTTTAGACGCTATTGTAGAGCCTGTTCTGGATGAAATGGGACGGTTCTACGACTGGTCAGAAGCAGAAAAAACATCTTATCGAAACGATGTTCAAGCTGCCCTTGCAAATAACGATTTAGAAGAATTAAAAAAATAG
- the glpK gene encoding glycerol kinase GlpK: MSQEKYIMAIDQGTTSSRAIIFNKKGEKVSSSQKEFTQIFPQAGWVEHNANEIWNSVQSVIAGAFIESGVKPNQIEAIGITNQRETTVVWDKNTGLPIYNAIVWQSRQTAPLAEQLKSQGYVEKFHEKTGLIIDAYFSATKVRWILDHVEGAQERAEKGELLFGTIDTWLVWKLTDGAAHVTDYSNAARTMLYNIKDLKWDDEILEILNIPKAMLPEVRSNSEIYGKTAPFHFYGGEVPISGMAGDQQAALFGQLAFEPGMVKNTYGTGSFIIMNTGEEMQLSQNNLLTTIGYGINGKVYYALEGSIFIAGSAIQWLRDGLRMVENSPESEKYALASHNNDEVYVVPAFTGLGAPYWDQNARGSVFGLTRGTSKEDFIKATLQSIAYQVRDIIDTMQVDAKTAIQVLKVDGGAAMNNFLMQFQADILGIDIARAKNLETTALGAAFLAGLSVGYWKDLDELRTLNETGELFEPSMNESRKEQLYKGWKKAVKATQVFAEIDD, encoded by the coding sequence ATGTCACAAGAAAAATACATCATGGCCATCGACCAAGGAACTACTAGTTCACGCGCCATCATCTTTAACAAAAAAGGAGAAAAAGTTAGCTCCAGTCAAAAAGAATTTACTCAGATTTTCCCTCAAGCTGGATGGGTTGAGCACAATGCCAATGAAATTTGGAACTCAGTGCAGTCCGTTATCGCAGGTGCCTTCATCGAAAGTGGAGTCAAACCTAACCAAATCGAAGCTATCGGAATCACCAACCAGCGTGAAACAACTGTCGTCTGGGATAAGAATACAGGTCTTCCTATCTACAATGCTATCGTTTGGCAATCTCGTCAGACAGCTCCTCTGGCTGAACAGCTGAAAAGCCAAGGCTATGTGGAGAAATTCCATGAAAAGACTGGTTTGATTATTGACGCTTACTTCTCTGCTACCAAGGTTCGCTGGATTTTGGATCATGTAGAGGGTGCACAAGAAAGAGCTGAAAAGGGTGAATTGCTCTTTGGTACCATTGATACCTGGCTGGTTTGGAAATTGACTGACGGCGCGGCTCACGTGACCGACTACTCAAATGCAGCCCGTACAATGCTCTATAACATCAAGGATCTTAAATGGGATGATGAGATTTTGGAAATCCTTAACATTCCAAAGGCTATGCTTCCAGAAGTTCGTTCTAACTCAGAAATTTATGGTAAGACTGCTCCATTCCATTTCTACGGCGGAGAAGTTCCAATTTCTGGTATGGCTGGTGACCAGCAGGCGGCTCTCTTTGGACAGTTAGCTTTTGAGCCTGGTATGGTTAAGAATACTTATGGAACAGGTTCTTTCATCATCATGAACACTGGTGAAGAGATGCAGTTGTCTCAAAACAACCTCTTGACAACCATTGGCTACGGTATCAACGGCAAAGTTTACTATGCCTTAGAAGGTTCTATCTTCATTGCCGGAAGTGCTATTCAGTGGCTACGCGACGGTCTTCGGATGGTTGAAAATTCACCAGAATCTGAAAAATATGCCCTGGCTTCTCACAACAATGACGAAGTCTATGTCGTACCTGCCTTTACAGGTCTGGGCGCTCCCTACTGGGATCAAAATGCCCGTGGATCTGTCTTTGGCTTGACCCGCGGAACCAGCAAGGAAGACTTTATCAAGGCTACTCTGCAATCCATCGCTTACCAAGTACGAGATATCATTGATACCATGCAGGTGGATGCCAAGACTGCTATTCAAGTCCTCAAAGTCGACGGCGGTGCTGCTATGAACAACTTCCTCATGCAGTTCCAAGCTGACATTTTGGGAATCGATATTGCCCGTGCTAAAAACTTAGAAACAACTGCTCTTGGTGCAGCCTTCTTGGCAGGATTGTCAGTAGGCTACTGGAAAGACTTAGATGAACTCCGCACTCTCAATGAAACTGGAGAACTCTTTGAACCATCTATGAATGAATCCCGCAAGGAACAACTCTACAAAGGATGGAAAAAAGCCGTTAAGGCAACTCAAGTCTTTGCAGAAATCGACGACTAA
- a CDS encoding DUF1858 domain-containing protein, translating into MDNVIDLSIPVAEVIEKQPEVLDVLVELGFKPLANPVMRNTVGRVVSIKKGAAMNGIDLNKIKQTLELNGYEVVGI; encoded by the coding sequence ATGGATAATGTGATTGATTTGTCTATCCCAGTGGCAGAAGTGATTGAGAAGCAGCCCGAGGTTTTGGATGTTTTGGTCGAGTTGGGCTTTAAGCCTCTGGCCAATCCTGTCATGCGCAATACAGTAGGGCGCGTGGTTTCTATCAAAAAAGGAGCTGCCATGAACGGCATTGACCTGAATAAAATCAAGCAAACTCTGGAATTAAATGGCTATGAAGTGGTGGGGATTTAG
- a CDS encoding DUF438 domain-containing protein: MTTERIEVLKSILLDLHNGASAESVQELFNKHFAGVSAIEISLMEHELMNSDTGVTFEDVMSLCNVHANLFKGAIQDVEVADTDHPGHPVQVFKQENLALRAALMRVRRLLSTYESTEDEDLLPEIRKGLQRQLGLVGQFDIHYQRKEELMFPIMESYGHDSPPKVMWGVDDQIRDLFQEAKTAAEQLPDTSIEEVKDKFETFATEFEAMIFKEESILLMILLESFTQDDWLKIADESDAYGYAIIKPTEKWIPARHSFSEEEAGNAADEASEAPATTKQTSDGRFEQVIDTPDGQVTISFKPKEKKEPAFNREAQQTFGHGYLSVAEANLILDHLPMEITFVNKEDIFQYYNDSVPADEMIFKRTPSQIGRNVELCHPPKFLDKVRRIFKDLRERERDKFEMWFKSESRGKFVHVTYAAVRDEFGEFQGVLEYVQDIQPFRDIDSDFYRDLD, from the coding sequence ATGACTACTGAACGCATTGAAGTCCTCAAGTCTATCTTGCTGGACCTACATAATGGAGCTTCGGCAGAATCTGTTCAGGAGCTTTTCAACAAGCATTTTGCTGGTGTGTCTGCTATCGAAATCAGCCTGATGGAGCATGAGCTGATGAACTCGGATACGGGAGTGACCTTTGAAGATGTCATGTCTCTCTGCAATGTCCATGCCAACCTCTTTAAAGGAGCTATTCAGGATGTGGAGGTGGCTGATACCGACCATCCAGGCCATCCTGTTCAGGTCTTCAAGCAGGAAAATCTAGCGCTTCGGGCTGCCCTCATGCGGGTTCGCAGGCTCCTATCCACCTATGAAAGTACAGAAGATGAGGACCTTCTTCCAGAAATCCGCAAGGGACTCCAGCGTCAGCTGGGTTTGGTGGGGCAGTTTGACATCCACTATCAGCGCAAGGAAGAGCTCATGTTTCCCATCATGGAGAGCTACGGCCACGATTCGCCGCCCAAGGTCATGTGGGGGGTAGATGACCAGATTCGAGACCTTTTCCAAGAGGCTAAGACTGCTGCAGAGCAGCTGCCTGATACTTCGATTGAGGAGGTCAAGGACAAGTTTGAGACTTTTGCTACTGAGTTTGAAGCTATGATTTTTAAGGAAGAGTCTATCCTTCTCATGATACTCCTCGAGTCCTTTACTCAGGATGATTGGCTCAAGATTGCTGATGAAAGTGATGCTTATGGTTATGCTATCATCAAGCCAACGGAGAAATGGATTCCTGCGCGACACTCATTCTCGGAGGAGGAAGCTGGAAATGCTGCTGATGAAGCAAGCGAAGCGCCAGCCACTACAAAGCAGACTAGTGATGGCAGATTTGAGCAGGTTATTGATACGCCGGATGGTCAGGTCACTATTTCCTTTAAGCCTAAGGAAAAGAAAGAGCCAGCCTTTAATCGTGAGGCCCAGCAGACTTTTGGCCATGGCTATCTGTCAGTGGCGGAGGCCAATCTGATTTTGGACCATCTGCCCATGGAGATTACCTTTGTCAATAAGGAGGATATTTTCCAGTATTATAATGACAGCGTGCCGGCGGACGAGATGATTTTCAAGCGGACGCCGTCCCAGATAGGGCGCAATGTCGAGCTCTGTCACCCGCCCAAGTTTTTGGATAAGGTGCGGCGGATTTTCAAGGATCTGCGCGAGCGAGAGCGGGATAAGTTTGAGATGTGGTTCAAGTCGGAATCACGGGGCAAGTTTGTCCATGTGACCTATGCGGCGGTGCGGGATGAGTTCGGTGAGTTTCAGGGAGTGCTTGAGTATGTGCAGGACATTCAGCCCTTCCGTGACATTGATAGTGATTTTTACCGAGATTTGGACTAG
- a CDS encoding DUF1912 family protein, which translates to MSYEQEFLQEFEAWVKTQVMINEMALKESQAVYEADQDERAKEAAIRYESRLDAYQFLMGKFANYQAGKGFHDLPDGLLGERNY; encoded by the coding sequence ATGAGTTACGAACAGGAATTTTTACAGGAGTTTGAAGCTTGGGTCAAGACCCAGGTCATGATTAACGAGATGGCCCTCAAGGAGAGTCAGGCAGTCTATGAAGCGGACCAGGACGAGCGAGCTAAGGAAGCGGCTATTCGCTATGAAAGTCGTTTAGACGCCTATCAGTTTCTTATGGGGAAATTCGCCAACTATCAGGCAGGCAAGGGATTTCATGACCTGCCAGACGGACTTTTGGGTGAGAGAAATTATTGA
- a CDS encoding GNAT family N-acetyltransferase — protein MEQARLPDRLETERLVLRVRTVADAEDIHAYASLPEVAYPAGFPPVKTLEDEIYYLEHILPERNQKENLPAGYGIVVKGTDKVIGSVDFNHRHEDDVLELGYTLHPDYWGRGYVPEAARALIDVAFKELNLHKIELSCFGYNLQSQRVAEKLGFTLEARIRDRKDVQGNRCDDLRYGLLKSELEERKDG, from the coding sequence ATGGAGCAAGCACGATTACCAGATCGATTAGAAACAGAACGGCTAGTCTTGCGAGTCCGCACCGTGGCGGATGCCGAAGATATCCATGCCTACGCAAGTCTGCCGGAGGTCGCCTACCCAGCAGGCTTTCCGCCCGTCAAGACCTTGGAAGATGAGATTTATTATCTGGAGCATATTCTGCCTGAGCGTAATCAAAAGGAAAATCTCCCAGCAGGCTATGGAATTGTCGTCAAAGGGACGGATAAAGTCATTGGTTCTGTTGACTTCAATCACCGTCACGAAGATGATGTTCTTGAGCTCGGCTATACCTTGCACCCAGACTATTGGGGTCGAGGCTATGTGCCAGAAGCGGCGCGAGCCTTGATTGATGTGGCTTTTAAAGAATTGAACCTACATAAAATTGAATTGTCTTGCTTTGGATATAACCTGCAAAGTCAACGAGTTGCTGAGAAACTTGGTTTTACCCTTGAAGCTCGCATCCGAGACCGTAAAGATGTTCAAGGCAATCGCTGTGATGATTTGAGGTATGGATTGCTGAAGAGTGAGTTGGAGGAGAGAAAAGATGGCTAA
- a CDS encoding valine--tRNA ligase, giving the protein MSKELPPKYNPAEVEAGRYQKWLEADVFKPSGDQKAKPYSIVIPPPNVTGKLHLGHAWDTTLQDIIIRQKRMQGFDTLWLPGMDHAGIATQAKVEERLREQGVSRYDLGREKFLEKVWEWKDEYATTIKEQWGKMGLSVDYSRERFTLDEGLSKAVRKVFVELYKKGWIYRGEFIINWDPAARTALSDIEVIHKDVEGAFYHMNYMLEDGSRALEVATTRPETMFGDVAVAVNPEDSRYKDLIGQNVILPIANKLIPIVADEHADPEFGTGVVKITPAHDPNDFLVGQRHNLPQVNVMNDDGTMNDLAFEFAGMDRFEARKAVVKKLEEIGALVKIEKRVHSVGHSERTGVMVEPRLSTQWFVKMDQLAKNAIANQATEDKVEFYPPRFNDTFLQWMENVHDWVISRQLWWGHQIPAWYNAEGEMYVGEEAPEGDGWTQDEDVLDTWFSSALWPFSTMGWPDVDSEDFKRYFPTSTLVTGYDIIFFWVSRMIFQSLEFTGRQPFQNVLIHGLIRDEQGRKMSKSLGNGIDPMDVIEKYGADALRWFLSNGSAPGQDVRFSYEKMDASWNFINKIWNISRYILMNNEGLTLDAARENVAQVASGQAGNVTDRWILHNLNETIGKVTENFDKFEFGVAGHILYNFIWDEFADWYVELTKEVLYSDNDDEKVITRSVLLYTLDQILRLLHPIMPFVTEEIFGQISEGTIVIAAYPVVRPEFENAEAAAGVEALKDLIRSVRNSRAEVNVAPSKPITILIKTTDSALETFFKDNVNYIKRFTNPEHLEIAADLAVPELVMSSIITGAEIYLPLADLLNIEEELARLEKELAKWQKELDMVGKKLSNERFVANAKPEIVQKERDKQADYQAKYDATVGRIEEMRKLV; this is encoded by the coding sequence ATGTCTAAAGAACTTCCACCTAAATACAATCCAGCCGAGGTTGAGGCTGGTCGTTATCAAAAATGGCTTGAGGCTGATGTTTTCAAGCCTTCAGGAGATCAAAAGGCTAAGCCTTATTCGATCGTTATTCCACCACCAAACGTAACTGGGAAACTTCACCTTGGTCACGCTTGGGATACAACTTTGCAAGATATCATCATCCGTCAAAAACGCATGCAAGGTTTTGACACGCTTTGGCTTCCTGGGATGGACCATGCGGGAATTGCGACTCAAGCTAAGGTCGAGGAGCGCTTGCGGGAGCAAGGCGTTTCCCGTTATGACCTCGGTCGTGAGAAATTCCTCGAGAAGGTCTGGGAATGGAAAGACGAATATGCGACGACCATCAAGGAACAATGGGGCAAGATGGGGCTCTCTGTAGACTATTCTCGTGAGCGTTTTACTCTGGATGAGGGACTGTCAAAAGCTGTTCGCAAGGTTTTTGTCGAACTTTACAAGAAAGGCTGGATCTACCGTGGTGAGTTTATCATCAACTGGGACCCCGCAGCTCGCACAGCTCTGTCTGATATCGAGGTGATTCACAAGGACGTGGAAGGTGCCTTCTACCACATGAACTACATGCTGGAAGACGGTTCACGCGCCCTTGAAGTAGCGACCACTCGTCCTGAGACTATGTTTGGGGATGTTGCGGTTGCGGTCAATCCAGAAGACTCACGCTACAAGGATTTGATCGGACAAAACGTTATTCTGCCGATTGCCAATAAATTAATCCCAATCGTGGCGGATGAACATGCAGATCCTGAGTTTGGTACAGGTGTCGTGAAAATCACACCTGCCCACGATCCAAACGATTTCTTGGTTGGTCAACGCCATAACTTGCCACAAGTTAACGTTATGAACGACGACGGAACCATGAATGACTTGGCCTTTGAATTTGCGGGTATGGACCGTTTTGAAGCTCGCAAAGCGGTTGTCAAGAAACTGGAAGAAATCGGTGCCCTCGTTAAAATCGAAAAACGTGTCCACAGCGTTGGTCACTCAGAGCGGACTGGCGTTATGGTTGAGCCGCGTCTATCTACTCAGTGGTTCGTCAAGATGGACCAATTGGCTAAGAATGCTATTGCCAACCAAGCAACAGAGGACAAGGTAGAATTCTACCCACCTCGTTTCAACGACACCTTCCTCCAATGGATGGAAAATGTTCACGACTGGGTTATCTCTCGTCAGCTCTGGTGGGGTCACCAAATCCCTGCTTGGTACAATGCTGAGGGTGAAATGTACGTCGGTGAAGAAGCTCCAGAAGGCGACGGATGGACTCAGGACGAAGACGTCTTGGACACTTGGTTCAGTTCTGCCCTTTGGCCGTTCTCAACTATGGGCTGGCCTGATGTCGACTCAGAAGACTTCAAACGTTACTTCCCAACTTCAACCTTGGTTACCGGTTACGACATCATCTTCTTCTGGGTGTCTCGTATGATCTTCCAATCCTTGGAATTCACAGGACGCCAACCATTCCAAAATGTCCTTATCCACGGTCTCATTCGTGACGAGCAAGGACGCAAGATGTCTAAATCTCTCGGGAACGGGATTGACCCGATGGATGTTATTGAGAAATACGGTGCTGATGCCCTTCGTTGGTTCCTCTCAAACGGTTCTGCCCCAGGACAAGACGTGCGCTTCTCTTACGAGAAAATGGATGCCTCTTGGAACTTCATCAACAAGATCTGGAACATTTCCCGCTACATCCTCATGAACAATGAAGGTTTGACGCTGGATGCGGCGCGTGAGAATGTCGCTCAGGTGGCGTCTGGTCAGGCAGGTAATGTCACTGACCGCTGGATCCTCCACAACCTCAATGAAACTATTGGCAAGGTGACTGAGAACTTTGATAAGTTTGAGTTTGGCGTGGCTGGTCACATCCTCTACAACTTTATCTGGGATGAATTTGCCGACTGGTATGTGGAGCTGACCAAGGAAGTGCTTTACAGCGACAATGACGACGAGAAAGTCATCACTCGCTCTGTCCTCCTTTACACGCTAGACCAAATCCTGCGCCTGCTTCACCCAATCATGCCTTTCGTGACCGAGGAAATCTTTGGACAAATCTCAGAAGGCACCATTGTGATAGCGGCTTATCCAGTGGTTCGTCCAGAGTTTGAAAATGCCGAGGCAGCAGCTGGCGTGGAAGCCCTCAAAGATCTAATCCGTTCGGTGCGTAATAGCAGAGCTGAGGTCAATGTGGCGCCAAGCAAGCCGATTACTATCTTGATTAAGACGACAGACAGCGCGCTGGAAACCTTCTTCAAGGATAATGTCAACTACATCAAGCGTTTCACCAATCCTGAGCATCTGGAAATTGCAGCAGACCTTGCTGTGCCAGAGCTGGTTATGTCTAGCATCATCACAGGAGCAGAAATCTATCTGCCGCTGGCAGACCTCCTCAATATCGAGGAAGAGCTGGCTCGTCTCGAAAAAGAACTAGCCAAGTGGCAAAAAGAACTGGATATGGTCGGCAAGAAACTCTCTAACGAGCGCTTCGTAGCCAACGCCAAACCAGAAATCGTCCAAAAAGAACGCGACAAACAAGCCGACTACCAAGCCAAGTATGATGCGACAGTAGGGCGGATTGAGGAGATGAGGAAGTTGGTTTAA
- a CDS encoding DNA cytosine methyltransferase produces the protein MGRIVKSKKKKKRLTVIDFFCGAGGFSEGFRRAGYDVIMGIDVWQPAITTHNFNHGLNDKVKSVLDFEDIDEINKLPDSDIIIGSPPCQLFSLSNQGGNANKDLGIHLINTFFKVIAVKKFQKNSKLKAWLMENVPNSQNYVQEEYTFEDLDLVSWAVSQGLNPKSIAIKSKYNGGVLHADDYGAAQARRRFVSGEITKTGEFPFPDRVAKEKVTLNKLFRNFPDPLDQSPVEFITDPNYPNESVKFEDFKDHFYDTGVYQVQWQKARDLKQRHPYMGKMSFPENMDKPSRTIMATQSASTREAILYKSGYDRKGDGEYRLPTIREAACIMGYPLDYQFFGDESTKWRQVGNAVCVQLSYALAMKILELIKFPKLTAKLIDKDINQFKYLDNKEIKEFNNPPTRNEKALFRQFPIKSGNMTVDLTNKINGEIGNWGVVAHAGTGKGFKSIIVSRKNQLEAKELLVLNHKEIVEKINNSLIIKQISNNDLNEKNKKYGFDDEDCTHPYYIVKSISNIIMDYLQKYEDKSIDVSNTELAELKELIPLSQLLSLYAVSVIIYGQ, from the coding sequence ATAGGTAGAATTGTGAAAAGTAAGAAGAAAAAAAAGAGATTAACCGTGATTGATTTTTTCTGTGGAGCAGGTGGTTTTTCAGAAGGATTTCGTAGAGCGGGCTATGATGTTATTATGGGAATTGATGTTTGGCAACCAGCAATCACGACTCATAATTTTAACCATGGGCTAAACGATAAAGTTAAGAGCGTACTTGATTTTGAAGATATTGATGAAATCAATAAGTTGCCAGATTCGGATATTATCATTGGTAGTCCCCCATGTCAATTATTTTCTCTTTCTAATCAAGGTGGGAATGCTAACAAAGATTTGGGTATCCATCTGATTAATACTTTTTTTAAGGTAATTGCTGTAAAGAAATTTCAAAAGAATTCTAAACTAAAAGCATGGTTAATGGAAAATGTTCCAAATTCTCAAAACTATGTCCAAGAGGAGTATACTTTTGAGGACTTGGATTTGGTAAGTTGGGCCGTTTCTCAGGGGTTAAATCCAAAATCCATTGCCATCAAGTCTAAATATAACGGTGGGGTTTTACATGCAGATGATTATGGTGCAGCACAGGCAAGACGTAGGTTCGTCAGCGGGGAAATAACTAAGACTGGTGAATTTCCATTTCCTGATAGGGTTGCTAAAGAGAAAGTTACTTTAAATAAATTATTTAGAAATTTTCCAGATCCATTAGATCAATCGCCTGTAGAATTTATAACAGATCCAAATTATCCAAATGAATCTGTTAAGTTTGAGGATTTTAAAGATCATTTTTATGATACAGGTGTCTATCAAGTACAATGGCAGAAAGCTCGGGATTTAAAACAGAGACATCCTTATATGGGTAAAATGTCGTTTCCTGAAAACATGGATAAGCCGAGTCGTACAATTATGGCAACACAATCAGCTAGTACCAGAGAAGCTATTTTATATAAATCTGGTTATGATAGAAAAGGTGATGGTGAGTATCGCTTGCCAACCATAAGAGAAGCAGCCTGTATTATGGGGTATCCTTTAGATTATCAATTTTTTGGTGATGAATCTACAAAGTGGAGACAGGTAGGCAATGCGGTTTGTGTTCAACTATCCTATGCTTTGGCTATGAAAATTTTAGAATTAATAAAATTTCCAAAATTAACGGCTAAGCTTATAGATAAAGATATCAATCAATTTAAATATTTAGATAATAAAGAAATAAAAGAATTTAATAATCCTCCAACACGAAATGAAAAAGCCTTGTTTAGACAATTTCCAATTAAGTCAGGGAACATGACAGTCGATTTGACTAATAAAATTAATGGAGAAATCGGTAACTGGGGGGTTGTAGCACATGCTGGTACTGGTAAAGGATTTAAAAGTATTATTGTTTCAAGAAAAAATCAGCTAGAAGCAAAAGAGTTATTAGTTCTAAATCATAAAGAAATTGTTGAAAAAATAAATAATAGTTTAATAATTAAGCAAATTTCTAATAATGACTTAAACGAAAAAAACAAGAAATATGGATTTGATGATGAGGATTGCACACATCCATACTATATTGTAAAAAGTATATCTAATATTATTATGGATTATTTACAAAAATATGAAGATAAGAGCATAGATGTATCCAATACAGAATTAGCAGAATTAAAGGAGCTAATTCCTCTGAGTCAACTTTTGTCGTTATACGCTGTTAGCGTAATAATTTATGGTCAATAA